The following are encoded in a window of Struthio camelus isolate bStrCam1 chromosome Z, bStrCam1.hap1, whole genome shotgun sequence genomic DNA:
- the LOC104152925 gene encoding transmembrane protein 174 — protein MEQNNSVEDFSLNVFSVAPYQPNRSDVLVSDGDKAGATLLFSGVFLGLVGITFTVMGWIKYDGITHLEWTQLLGPILLSVGVTFILIAVCKFHMLTCKSCKERDENASDIDQMASGQSFVFTGINQPITFHGATVVQYIPPPYPAQEGIAVNPAYFHPVLSCCGAGSSGATPIPTPDSPQFCPAYSLDNPAFTEDEDYATYPPEDTRTQRSDDSSDEPEELLEDYACHDLSPPRYEEIYPLSS, from the exons ATGGAGCAGAACAACAGTGTAGAAGATTTCTCCCTGAATGTATTTTCTGTCGCTCCTTATCAGCCTAACAGATCTGATGTCCTGGTGTCAGATGGTGATAAAGCTGGTGCCACTTTGCTCTTTTCAGGTGTGTTTTTGGGGCTGGTAGGGATCACATTCACCGTAATGGGATGGATAAAGTACGACGGCATTACTCACCTGGAATGGACTCAGTTACTAGGGCCTATTCTGCTTTCTGTTGGGGTGACTTTTATTCTGATTGCTGTTTGTAAATTCCACATGCTTACATGCAAATCCTGTAAAGAAAGAGACGAAAATGCATCAGACATCGACCAGATGGCAAGTGGACAGTCCTTTGTTTTCACCGGAATTAACCAGCCTATAACTTTCCATGGTGCTACAGTGGTACAGTATATTCCTCCACCATACccagctcaggaaggcattgcTGTGAACCCAGCCTACTTTCACCCTGTGCTCAGCTGCTGTGGTGCTGGTTCCTCTGGTGCCACACCAATTCCTACCCCAGACTCTCCTCAGTTCTGCCCTGCTTACTCTCTCGATAACCCAGCTTTTACTGAGGACGAGGACTATGCTACTTACCCCCCAGAGGACACAAGGACTCAGAG GTCAGACGACAGTTCTGATGAGCCAGAAGAATTGCTAGAAGACTATGCCTGCCATGACCTATCACCTCCCCGTTATGAGGAAATATACCCACTGTCTTCATGA